The proteins below come from a single Corynebacterium cystitidis genomic window:
- the glxR gene encoding CRP-like cAMP-activated global transcriptional regulator GlxR — MEGVQETLSRAGIFQGVDPVAVANLTKDMETVRYPRGATIFDEGEPGDRLYIIISGKIKLARHASDGRENLLSVMGPSDMFGELSIFDPGPRTSSAVCVTEVQAATMNSDMLRKWITDHPEISQQLLRVLARRLRRTNASLADLIFTDVPGRVAKTLLQLANRFGQHEGGALRVNHDLTQEEIAQLVGASRETVNKALATFAHRGWIRLEGKSVLIVDTEHLARRAR, encoded by the coding sequence ATGGAAGGTGTACAAGAAACACTTTCTCGTGCAGGTATTTTTCAGGGCGTTGATCCTGTCGCTGTGGCGAACCTCACTAAAGATATGGAAACCGTGCGCTACCCGCGTGGCGCCACCATCTTTGACGAGGGCGAACCTGGAGATCGCCTCTACATCATCATTTCCGGCAAGATTAAGCTGGCACGGCACGCGTCCGACGGGCGCGAGAACCTACTCAGCGTGATGGGCCCCTCCGATATGTTCGGTGAGCTCTCAATCTTCGATCCGGGTCCACGCACCTCCTCGGCAGTGTGTGTCACCGAGGTTCAAGCAGCGACAATGAACTCGGACATGCTGCGCAAGTGGATCACTGACCACCCGGAGATTTCCCAACAGCTTCTACGCGTTCTGGCCCGACGCCTGCGCCGAACCAACGCCTCGCTCGCAGACCTCATCTTTACCGATGTCCCCGGACGGGTGGCAAAGACGTTACTGCAGCTTGCGAACCGCTTCGGCCAGCATGAAGGTGGCGCGCTCCGTGTTAATCACGACCTCACCCAGGAAGAGATTGCTCAACTAGTTGGCGCGTCCCGAGAGACCGTGAACAAAGCGCTGGCAACCTTCGCTCACCGTGGCTGGATCCGTCTCGAAGGTAAGTCAGTTCTCATCGTGGACACCGAGCACCTGGCACGGCGCGCACGCTAG